The following coding sequences are from one Cenarchaeum symbiosum A window:
- a CDS encoding signal recognition particle, 19 kDa protein codes for MKDYEHVVVWLDYFNKNLTRSKGRRLGRERCVFDPSFKELADAAAAAGLEVSESNEGARHPRRPYVRSGYVAVPKSPPKGRILERIASGMLSKRAGRSKKG; via the coding sequence ATGAAGGACTACGAGCACGTAGTGGTCTGGCTGGACTATTTCAACAAGAACCTTACAAGGTCCAAGGGCAGGCGCCTCGGAAGGGAGAGGTGCGTCTTCGACCCGTCATTCAAGGAGCTTGCAGACGCGGCTGCAGCAGCCGGCCTGGAGGTCTCGGAGAGCAACGAGGGCGCAAGGCACCCGAGGCGGCCGTACGTGAGGTCCGGGTACGTGGCAGTCCCCAAGAGCCCCCCCAAGGGGCGCATCCTGGAGAGGATAGCGTCAGGCATGCTATCTAAGAGGGCGGGGCGCTCCAAAAAGGGGTGA
- a CDS encoding ribosomal protein S8E (COG2007): MRKCVENLATSKLTGGRRHPLRTRRKYEIDRYPNEALSGAQETVTRKVRGKRTKTALKTIDFVNLAVQGAKVKKSKIVKVLENPTNNDYRRRGVITRGAVLETEDGRCRVVSRPGQDGAVNAVPIIPVQ, translated from the coding sequence ATGAGAAAGTGCGTCGAGAACCTGGCCACAAGCAAGCTTACCGGCGGCAGGCGCCACCCCCTGCGCACGCGCAGAAAGTACGAGATTGACAGGTATCCAAACGAGGCGCTCTCCGGGGCGCAGGAGACCGTGACGAGGAAGGTCCGCGGCAAGCGCACAAAGACCGCGCTCAAGACGATAGACTTTGTCAACCTGGCAGTGCAGGGCGCCAAGGTCAAAAAGAGCAAGATCGTCAAAGTGCTGGAGAACCCGACCAACAACGACTACCGGAGGCGGGGCGTGATAACCAGGGGCGCGGTCCTGGAAACCGAGGACGGCAGGTGCAGGGTCGTCTCAAGGCCGGGGCAGGACGGCGCGGTCAACGCAGTCCCCATAATCCCCGTGCAGTGA
- a CDS encoding transcriptional regulator containing HTH domain (COG1386) — MAGRRDRGGDDEASAGIEAALYSAGRPLSMEELVRASGTKSRTKTASILLSLMKRTKSVFRALEVAMLPDGTYVFQLKPEYSGAARQYASRPMLPKATLKTLSYIALQQPISSKELVEARGSGAYAHVKELRQLDFVSHQSVGRFRIYSTTDKFRKYFGISGDPDELKRELIRRMRKAPRGRTAEAPVPAGTGAPGP, encoded by the coding sequence ATGGCAGGCAGGCGGGACCGCGGAGGAGATGACGAGGCATCGGCCGGGATAGAGGCCGCCCTATATTCCGCGGGCAGGCCGCTGTCAATGGAGGAGCTGGTGCGCGCGTCGGGCACAAAGTCGCGCACCAAAACCGCATCCATCCTGCTCTCCCTGATGAAGAGGACAAAGTCCGTCTTCAGGGCGCTCGAGGTGGCGATGCTGCCCGACGGCACCTACGTGTTCCAGCTAAAACCGGAATACAGCGGGGCCGCAAGACAGTACGCGTCGAGGCCCATGCTGCCAAAGGCCACCCTCAAGACGCTCTCGTATATAGCGCTCCAGCAGCCGATCTCGTCAAAGGAGCTAGTAGAGGCGAGGGGCTCGGGCGCGTACGCGCACGTCAAGGAGCTCAGGCAGCTCGACTTTGTCTCGCACCAGAGCGTCGGAAGGTTCAGGATTTACAGCACGACCGACAAGTTCCGCAAGTACTTTGGGATAAGCGGAGACCCGGACGAGCTCAAGCGCGAGCTTATCCGGAGGATGAGAAAGGCCCCCCGGGGGCGCACCGCGGAGGCCCCCGTACCTGCCGGGACCGGCGCCCCGGGCCCATGA